In Oscillatoria sp. FACHB-1406, the sequence GGAACATCTTCTTGAAGTTGTTGCACAATTTCATCAAGAATATAGCAGTACAAATTTATTAATTCTGTACTTTCATATCTAACTATGGGACGCGCTAAGTCCATAGATTCTACATAAACTACATCATTTTCCAAGTAAACTGCTCTGTCTAAATATCGATGTATCTGAGAATAATTAATCTCTTCGCTTCGTCTAACTTTCTTTTGAATTGAATTTATAGCAAGATCGTCATAAGCTTCTAGAATTTGCTCAATCATCTTTATCTTGCTATATAAAACGCATACTTCCCCTTCTGCCGTCTGCATACTTACCCCGCCTGGAGAAAGTGTTGTTTGATCTTGGTCTCGTTGAAAATGTGAAGGATTACGATTAAATCGATTTGTAGTTATATTATCCTGCTCAAACTTTCTAAAAGTTCGATACATTCCAAAAAATAAGTTCCTAATCTCATCAAAATTTCCTTCTGGAAAGTCCTCAAATCCGTTTGGAAGACAAAACTCAAACTCTTCGCTAGATGAAGATTTACGAATTCCCACAAAAGAATCCTTAGAACCCTTTACTAGCTTAAGATCGGAGAAATCAAACATTAGTTATTAAGGAGAAAAATTTGTTTCACTATTACTATTTGAATTTGCTGCTGTTTCTGTCCAGTTCATCAAACTATGTACGAAATTATTATGGAGCAGAGTAAAGTCACCAAAAGTAACTAGCTGGTCACGCTTAACCCCTAGTAAGTCAGCTAGTGGCTTTTTATCTCGGTTGAAAACACTATCCCATGCAAAAAACATCAATTTATTCTGAATCTTCGCAGAAGTGACAGGTTGTTTTATAAAAAAATAACCAACTTGCTTATCTTCAATACCCCGAATAGAAGCATGATGAGTTTTAATAAAGCTATTAAAATTTCTAATCAACTTCTTCCATTGTTCTTCAGTTAAAATGCCATGTTCGCCATAAGTTGGCGTTGGTGGCTTACTGTCATCCCAGTCCACAAATTCCCAATCCCAACGACGTTTAAATGCACTATCCATAAAATAGATAGAATTATCTGATGTATTCATGGTGGCTATTATTGAAAGATTGGGAGGTAGCCAAATTTTTCGATCCTTTAAATTAAGTTTCAGTCCATCAACTCTATTTTGAAAAGTAGTGTAATTTTTAACCCAATCGCTTTCGCCTGGAAATTTATATTCAAACTGATCTCCTTCAAGGGCTTTTTCCTCAACTCCTATTAATGAAAGCAAAGTTGAAAGTTCTATTTCTGTAATGTTGATGCCGTAAGAAGACCAT encodes:
- a CDS encoding restriction endonuclease, yielding MYDAPHSESSTTETQQINTTHPIQKILFGSPGTGKSYRIDREIIPKDLKIDETINPESIIKTVFHPEYTYGDFMGKLVPITKGRSVRYKFYEGHFLKALSQAYKNILSHYIAPTKSKELKELSDKNKDFEINRAREIACNQASNVALVIDEINRGNSSAIFGTVFQLLDRDDSGWSSYGINITEIELSTLLSLIGVEEKALEGDQFEYKFPGESDWVKNYTTFQNRVDGLKLNLKDRKIWLPPNLSIIATMNTSDNSIYFMDSAFKRRWDWEFVDWDDSKPPTPTYGEHGILTEEQWKKLIRNFNSFIKTHHASIRGIEDKQVGYFFIKQPVTSAKIQNKLMFFAWDSVFNRDKKPLADLLGVKRDQLVTFGDFTLLHNNFVHSLMNWTETAANSNSNSETNFSP